A stretch of the Thermofilum adornatum genome encodes the following:
- the rpl12p gene encoding 50S ribosomal protein P1, with translation MEYVYASLLLYHAGKEINEESVKKILEAAGIQVDDVRVKALVAALKEVNIEEAIKTAALPVAVGGAAPAAAPAQAPAEQKKEEKKEEKKEEVKEETVEEGLAGLFGF, from the coding sequence ATGGAATATGTTTACGCAAGTCTGTTGCTATACCATGCAGGAAAAGAAATAAACGAAGAATCAGTCAAGAAAATACTTGAAGCAGCCGGCATACAAGTCGACGACGTCCGTGTAAAAGCCCTGGTCGCGGCGCTGAAAGAGGTAAACATTGAAGAAGCAATTAAGACAGCCGCTTTGCCGGTGGCTGTTGGAGGGGCAGCTCCCGCCGCTGCTCCCGCACAAGCACCTGCAGAGCAAAAGAAAGAAGAGAAGAAAGAAGAAAAGAAAGAGGAAGTCAAGGAGGAAACAGTCGAGGAAGGACTTGCTGGCCTCTTTGGCTTCTAG
- a CDS encoding radical SAM protein, translating to MYWNRDVELSYLRPDALTVWQEEEVVKRLSHYKAVFEERAPAFYRVAKRIPAEFRQDADVEELLDIHRNYAKDFPKIYREFTVDNLGNKIPGVSYLDLKIQIAKKMLEKCFFCEWRCSVNRARGEKGVCGLDSRVRVATAFLHMGEEAPLVPSGTIFFTGCSFKCVYCQNWDISTRVENGAEVTPQELADIAVKLYLRGAKNINYVGGNPDQQLHAILESLRYMDVNIPLLWNTNMYMSTEALELLLDIVDIWLPDFKYGNDACARRLSGVQKYFEVVSRNHKMVCEAGRDIIIRHLVLPGHVECCTKPVLEWISKNCPRALVNVMDQYRPEHLVARFPERWREIARRPKPSEIREAYNYADKLGLAWREVSL from the coding sequence ATGTACTGGAACAGAGATGTAGAATTATCCTATCTGAGGCCGGACGCGCTAACCGTATGGCAAGAGGAAGAAGTAGTTAAGCGTCTAAGCCACTACAAGGCTGTTTTTGAAGAGAGAGCCCCAGCATTTTACAGGGTAGCAAAGAGAATCCCGGCAGAATTCAGACAGGACGCAGATGTGGAAGAGTTGCTAGACATACACCGTAACTATGCGAAAGATTTTCCCAAAATTTATAGAGAATTCACAGTTGATAATCTCGGCAACAAGATTCCAGGGGTTTCTTATCTCGACTTAAAGATACAAATCGCTAAGAAAATGCTTGAAAAATGTTTCTTCTGTGAGTGGAGATGCTCAGTAAACAGGGCGAGGGGCGAGAAGGGGGTATGCGGCCTTGACTCTAGGGTTCGTGTCGCTACAGCCTTCCTCCACATGGGAGAAGAAGCGCCACTAGTGCCCTCTGGAACCATATTTTTCACTGGATGTAGCTTTAAATGTGTCTACTGCCAGAACTGGGACATATCGACAAGAGTAGAGAATGGAGCAGAAGTCACCCCCCAGGAACTCGCAGATATAGCTGTAAAGCTTTACCTGAGGGGGGCCAAGAACATAAACTATGTCGGCGGAAACCCTGACCAGCAACTTCACGCTATCTTAGAGTCGCTAAGGTACATGGATGTAAATATACCTCTTCTCTGGAACACAAACATGTATATGTCCACAGAGGCTCTAGAGCTCCTCCTGGACATTGTAGACATATGGCTACCCGACTTCAAGTACGGTAACGACGCCTGTGCAAGGAGACTTTCCGGTGTCCAAAAATATTTCGAGGTAGTCTCACGGAACCATAAGATGGTCTGCGAGGCTGGTAGAGACATAATCATTAGACACTTGGTTCTGCCAGGCCACGTTGAATGCTGTACAAAGCCTGTCCTCGAATGGATTTCCAAAAATTGTCCGAGAGCGCTTGTAAACGTAATGGACCAGTATAGGCCAGAGCATCTTGTCGCTAGGTTTCCAGAAAGGTGGAGAGAGATAGCGAGGAGGCCGAAGCCGAGCGAGATACGTGAAGCATATAACTATGCAGACAAGTTGGGATTGGCATGGAGAGAAGTCTCGCTTTGA
- a CDS encoding TIM barrel protein, with protein sequence MWQPDRLYFGPAGIPTTLKKGGVTEGILEVKRLGLDAMEIEFVRSIFLNEKSAVEVKKLRDQVGIVLTVHAPYYINLNSQEEAKVKASVERIIRSAEIGYKAGAWSVCFHAGYYGNSDPEATYRKVKEGVQTVLKHLRENSIEIWIRPEVLGKPSEFGSLEEVIRLSQELEGVLPVVDFAHLHARTVGGLKRYQDFASILEKIEKGLGRYALDNMHIHVSGIEYGEKGEKRHLNLAEADLEYKLLVKAFREFNIKGVVISESPNLEQDALLLKELFYAPVEKSKRKRSRES encoded by the coding sequence ATGTGGCAGCCAGACCGCTTGTATTTTGGGCCTGCAGGCATACCGACCACTCTAAAAAAGGGAGGTGTAACCGAGGGAATATTAGAGGTTAAAAGGCTTGGGCTCGACGCAATGGAGATAGAGTTTGTTAGGAGCATTTTTCTAAACGAGAAATCTGCAGTAGAGGTCAAGAAACTGCGAGACCAGGTTGGCATAGTGCTTACTGTACACGCGCCATACTATATTAACCTTAACAGTCAAGAGGAGGCAAAGGTAAAAGCAAGTGTAGAGAGGATAATCAGGAGCGCGGAGATAGGCTATAAAGCAGGTGCATGGAGCGTATGTTTTCACGCCGGATACTACGGAAATAGCGACCCCGAAGCCACATACAGAAAGGTAAAGGAAGGGGTTCAGACAGTCCTAAAACATCTCAGAGAAAATAGTATAGAGATCTGGATCAGGCCCGAAGTTCTTGGAAAGCCATCAGAGTTCGGAAGCCTCGAAGAGGTTATAAGGTTAAGTCAGGAGCTGGAAGGCGTGCTCCCAGTTGTCGATTTCGCCCATCTGCATGCCAGGACTGTGGGTGGGCTGAAGAGATACCAGGACTTTGCATCTATCCTTGAAAAAATCGAGAAAGGGCTTGGCAGATACGCTCTCGACAACATGCACATACACGTATCGGGCATAGAGTATGGCGAGAAAGGAGAAAAGCGCCACCTAAACTTGGCGGAGGCTGATCTGGAGTATAAGCTTCTCGTCAAAGCATTCAGAGAGTTCAACATTAAGGGTGTTGTCATCTCTGAGAGTCCGAACTTGGAGCAAGACGCCCTGTTGCTGAAGGAATTATTCTATGCGCCGGTAGAAAAGTCAAAACGAAAGAGATCCCGGGAATCGTAG
- a CDS encoding prepilin peptidase, translating into MSIYFYDLVPVYRRIVLISALLYAGYQDYKTREIDDKTWVYPSIILAPLTFFEVYNRTPTYLQIYLFSLFLGLLIAILTLKLKLTGEADAIAFAFISLFEPPGYHIITLFPLGSVIILSLVPTLLYTCYNLYWNLKHGSFAGYEAGSLVKALAMLTMRYISRREYEEKSYMYIPSTQKQGDKLTIELSPMIPEKVENPGLDEFWAVTLAPYVFFLSIGYLIYTILLLTF; encoded by the coding sequence ATGTCTATATATTTCTACGACCTTGTCCCGGTTTACCGCAGAATTGTGCTTATTTCAGCCTTACTCTATGCAGGTTACCAAGACTACAAAACACGGGAAATAGACGATAAAACATGGGTATATCCCTCAATTATACTGGCCCCACTTACATTTTTTGAAGTATACAACCGGACACCCACATACCTACAGATTTATCTGTTTTCCCTTTTTCTCGGCCTGTTAATAGCAATCCTAACCCTAAAATTGAAGCTTACAGGCGAGGCCGACGCGATTGCATTTGCCTTTATAAGCTTATTTGAGCCACCTGGCTACCATATAATCACGTTGTTTCCCCTAGGCTCAGTGATTATTCTCTCACTTGTTCCAACCTTGCTGTATACCTGTTATAATCTCTACTGGAACCTTAAACATGGAAGCTTTGCAGGCTACGAAGCAGGATCTCTAGTCAAAGCCCTCGCAATGCTGACAATGAGATATATCAGTAGAAGGGAATACGAAGAAAAAAGCTACATGTATATTCCCTCTACCCAAAAACAAGGAGACAAACTAACAATAGAGCTAAGCCCCATGATTCCAGAAAAAGTAGAGAACCCAGGACTGGACGAATTCTGGGCAGTCACACTTGCTCCCTATGTTTTCTTCTTGTCCATAGGCTACCTTATCTACACTATACTCCTCCTAACATTTTAA
- a CDS encoding PhoH family protein: MSLKFEPVNEKQKMLVGALESPDIDIVGVFGPSGTGKSFVVILHGISKLREEKYKRMIIIRPLVSISRSKLLDSSTLGEMYYETASSYLLDVAGDYIDLPELKNFLDSRKIVFVDPEFLTGRTFDNSLIFLDDVQYLNPEIIPEAIIRVGRNSKLVIAGDPVLQALEGKTRNTAAIARELLLGEERSLVINMGVNDIVRPGSKRGFKLALESRLRRRSLSEEENKVKAVLQSHAPDADIVTVVWLKDLKEKYSSQSAPDVLAIAKENTLSRLIGKKGERINKAQEEAGVHIRAIELTNDLGEIVKAIHPVGWIRKHIESVEIEGAELVVYVDPEEYGAFVGKQGTYIRFLDEALKRILGLGVRGRHAEKPEDKRKKAK, encoded by the coding sequence ATGTCGCTCAAATTTGAACCAGTAAACGAAAAACAAAAGATGCTTGTAGGCGCCCTTGAGAGCCCAGACATAGACATAGTTGGCGTATTTGGCCCAAGCGGCACAGGGAAAAGCTTCGTCGTTATTCTCCACGGCATTTCGAAGCTGAGAGAAGAAAAGTACAAAAGAATGATCATAATTAGGCCCCTTGTAAGCATCTCTAGGTCAAAACTCCTAGACTCTTCAACCCTAGGCGAAATGTACTATGAAACAGCGTCATCCTACCTCCTAGACGTTGCGGGAGACTATATCGACTTGCCGGAACTCAAAAACTTCTTGGATAGCAGAAAAATAGTCTTCGTAGACCCCGAATTCCTTACGGGGAGAACATTCGACAACAGCCTTATTTTCCTAGACGATGTCCAGTACTTAAACCCAGAGATTATTCCAGAAGCCATAATAAGGGTGGGAAGAAACTCTAAGCTTGTTATCGCGGGGGACCCTGTTCTACAAGCCCTAGAGGGAAAAACAAGGAACACGGCGGCAATAGCCCGCGAGCTGTTATTGGGAGAGGAGAGGTCACTTGTAATCAACATGGGTGTAAACGACATCGTGAGGCCGGGGTCTAAGAGGGGCTTCAAGCTTGCACTAGAGTCGAGGCTTAGGAGGCGTAGTCTATCAGAAGAAGAAAACAAAGTTAAGGCCGTGTTGCAGAGCCACGCGCCAGACGCAGACATAGTGACTGTTGTATGGCTCAAGGATCTCAAGGAAAAATATTCCTCGCAGAGCGCGCCCGATGTTCTAGCCATCGCAAAGGAAAATACACTTAGCCGGCTGATCGGTAAGAAGGGAGAAAGAATAAATAAGGCCCAAGAGGAGGCAGGTGTACACATTAGGGCCATCGAGCTAACCAACGATCTTGGAGAAATAGTCAAGGCTATACACCCTGTTGGATGGATTAGGAAACACATAGAGAGTGTAGAAATAGAGGGCGCAGAACTTGTTGTCTACGTCGACCCAGAAGAGTACGGCGCATTTGTGGGGAAGCAGGGCACATATATCAGGTTCCTAGACGAAGCACTCAAGAGAATACTTGGGCTAGGAGTTCGTGGGAGACACGCCGAGAAACCTGAAGATAAGAGGAAAAAGGCTAAATGA
- the dph2 gene encoding diphthamide biosynthesis enzyme Dph2 produces the protein MERSLALNDYEIEFSKILEWLKKNSAKKILVQAPDGLKKISRLISEKLEEEGYEAYLSGSHAWGGCDIAVNEARTMGIDTILHVGHHGFVGARTTEVRVLFVPVHYQGEFTDALVNALEDIKRNSFKKITLGVTVELHRRLHEIENLALKSGFHVETGSLENITGLIIGCNYASLRDAEAVLIVAGGRFHAIGAALWMGIPVWRVDPYLKSYEKVDVRPIISRRLRDISSAMDAHSFLVVVSTKTGQARPVLAQSIKKRLLRENRKADIVVIDEISKDVLLNFGHYDAYVNTACPRLTIDDPDIFPGPVINPGELKYVLGKKLEGYDSRDLFRFDFSTGA, from the coding sequence ATGGAGAGAAGTCTCGCTTTGAATGACTACGAGATAGAGTTTAGCAAAATATTAGAGTGGTTAAAGAAAAATAGTGCCAAGAAAATTCTTGTTCAGGCCCCGGACGGACTGAAAAAAATCTCAAGGCTTATATCTGAAAAGCTCGAAGAAGAAGGATACGAGGCTTACCTCTCAGGAAGCCATGCCTGGGGCGGATGCGACATAGCAGTTAACGAGGCAAGAACAATGGGCATCGACACAATACTTCATGTTGGTCATCATGGCTTCGTAGGAGCCAGAACAACAGAGGTTAGAGTATTGTTTGTACCAGTCCACTACCAGGGTGAATTCACTGACGCACTGGTCAATGCACTAGAAGACATCAAAAGAAATAGCTTCAAAAAAATTACGCTAGGAGTGACCGTAGAGCTACACCGTAGACTACACGAAATAGAAAACCTTGCATTAAAAAGTGGCTTTCATGTCGAAACAGGCTCGCTAGAAAACATTACAGGTCTGATCATAGGATGCAACTATGCCTCGCTTCGAGATGCAGAAGCTGTTCTCATAGTAGCTGGTGGAAGATTCCACGCGATCGGGGCCGCTCTCTGGATGGGTATACCTGTATGGAGAGTTGACCCCTACCTAAAAAGCTATGAAAAGGTAGATGTGAGACCCATTATATCGCGCCGTTTAAGGGATATCAGCTCCGCGATGGATGCTCACAGCTTCCTCGTCGTTGTGTCGACAAAAACTGGCCAGGCCAGACCAGTCTTAGCCCAAAGCATCAAGAAGAGGCTTCTCCGCGAAAACAGAAAAGCAGACATAGTGGTGATAGACGAGATCAGCAAAGACGTACTACTCAACTTCGGGCATTATGATGCCTATGTGAACACAGCTTGCCCACGTCTGACGATAGATGACCCAGACATCTTTCCTGGGCCTGTGATAAATCCCGGCGAACTCAAATATGTCCTCGGCAAGAAGCTTGAGGGCTACGATTCCCGGGATCTCTTTCGTTTTGACTTTTCTACCGGCGCATAG
- the tpiA gene encoding triose-phosphate isomerase, which translates to MAATKIEYPLILINFKAYAEASGKKGLQLAKVAEKLSKEYGVTIAVAPQLTDLMFIAQQVDIPVFSQHVDDVSPGSHTGHVTLEAVKDAGAIGTMVNHSERRVRADQIDVVVKRARQLNLVTVVCTNTPEVTAAMAALGPDMVAIEPPELIGTGIPVSKAKPEVVTSSVDLVKKINPNVKVLCGAGITTGDDVAAALRLGTVGVLLASGVVKAKDWEKAILDLIRPILK; encoded by the coding sequence ATGGCGGCAACAAAAATTGAGTATCCCTTGATTCTCATAAATTTTAAGGCATATGCCGAGGCAAGCGGCAAGAAAGGTTTACAGCTAGCTAAAGTGGCCGAAAAGCTCAGCAAAGAGTATGGCGTAACAATAGCTGTCGCGCCGCAGCTAACAGACCTAATGTTTATTGCACAGCAAGTCGATATTCCTGTCTTCTCCCAGCATGTTGATGATGTGTCTCCTGGAAGCCATACAGGACACGTAACTCTTGAAGCTGTGAAAGACGCAGGCGCTATTGGTACAATGGTTAACCACAGTGAGCGTCGGGTACGTGCAGACCAGATAGACGTGGTTGTGAAGAGAGCCAGGCAGCTGAACCTAGTGACTGTTGTCTGCACCAACACCCCAGAGGTAACTGCGGCAATGGCTGCTCTTGGTCCAGACATGGTTGCTATAGAGCCCCCAGAGCTCATTGGGACAGGTATACCAGTCTCAAAAGCAAAACCAGAAGTTGTGACTTCCTCTGTTGACCTCGTGAAAAAAATAAATCCGAATGTAAAGGTTCTCTGTGGCGCAGGAATAACTACGGGTGACGATGTAGCGGCGGCACTGAGGCTCGGGACTGTAGGTGTTCTTCTTGCCTCTGGCGTTGTTAAAGCTAAGGACTGGGAGAAAGCAATCTTAGACCTTATAAGGCCAATTCTAAAATAA